GATTTTGTCTATATAAATCGTAAAAGCGTATCATGatatgagaagaaagcgtattgtgacggtgaacccggagacccaatccgtgttttattattagggagactaacacatatgcccgtgcgttgcaacgggaaattTTTTATGATACATCCATTAATGTGTGCATCAACTTGGCAAGACAATATTCTCAAAGGTAAGGAGGTGCATCCCGATGTCAATAAAAAATACAGATCTTCGTTAAATGTGATGCATGCATTCATGGTCATGGAATGAGTAAAAATGGTAACATGTATTGGTTAGTTTTCTTTTAAGCTTTGCATGCAACAAATTAATGCACCTTAAAATCTAAATAGGTGAGGAAGAGAAATGAAATAGGACTAACAAACAAGAACATAGTGAGATAAGGCTaacaaaccgaaaaggagggaatGCATGTATTATATACTTCACAGTTATGTTATACTTGCTCGCGTGCATTGTATCTCAAGCTGCGGTGGTAAGGAGCACTTATGATACACAACCACATGCTCTATATTTTAGTGAAACGATGGTGTGCTCGTCGTACATATTTTAGAAAAATGGTTGAGTGCATATTCCGTGAAATCCAGGTTAAATACTCTAATGcgttatcatgtactccctccgttcggaattactcatccaaaaaatgaatgtatctaaatgtattttagttataaatacatccatttttatgacaagtaattccgaacggaagtAGTAGTTCACAATTTTATTTAGTTAAAGAGCCAAACACACTCTATCACGCGGAGCCCACAATATTTTTTAATTGTAGTCAATCAGCACGTGCGCTGCAACAGAAGATAATTTTGATGTCCTCCATGGTATCCCAGCTTACCTGGACTTTCGATGAtgtgtgcattcagtgggaggagacgtatCGGTTGACTACGAAAACGtctgtggtgacttcgtcaatctcaacacgatgtgtcggctcagtctctcggagatgctcatagggataAAATATGTATGTGTGTTCATATGCATAAATTTATGTGCGTATGTATGAGTGTCTGCATTTGTACTgtgtaaaaatatactccctctgttcgaaaatacttgtcatcaaaacggataatagtattttcggacggagggagtgtgATGCATGCACAGTAATCACTAACCTCACAGTAATCACTAACCTCACACGCACCTAAATGTATATCATGCATGTCTTCTTATTTTTAAGTGAAAAAGGATTAAAAAATCTGGCCATAAACAAACCAACCGCCCGCGGGTCATGTGGCCACCACCACGCAGCCACTAAGGATTAAACATCTACCAAGCCGCATCAAAATATAAGCTCACGGTGGGGTGTTAAATCTGAGTTGTTCTTTGTTTCCTTCGGGAGATGATTTCTTGCCTCCCTTATTAATTTCTGAGGCTGCTTCATTCCATTCCGGATTTCAAGGGTTCGTTCCTtttctagtactccctccttccatctatatagggcctaatttatttttcaagaccgcctttgactattgacaagattaatattaCATGACATGTATaatatgaaaattatatcattggaagcttctttcacatacgaatttgatggtatgctttgtttaagttgcatgtcatatattattgctctaacatttggtcaaagttagccttgaaaaagGCATTAGGCGTTGGGCGTCTGCATATCCAGAGAAATTAATTCCTTCATTTCCTTTTTGATTTGTTTCCTTCTTGATTTTGGAGGCCGCTTGTTGATTTTTTAGAACGTACGTATATGAACTGGTGAGATCAGATGTAAAGTAGCCAGGTGGGATTATTTGATGGAAGAAAGAGTCTGAACGCAACTACATGTGATCGAGGAAAGCGAGCTAGGTGCCTGATGCGGGCCGGCGATGTACACAAATTTTAGCGTACAACAACAAACGAAACGATGGGCTGTAAGGGTGCAGCCGCAAAGAACATATGGGCCGCTTTGTTTGCAGGCTGGACAAAGCAGATTTAGGATGTACGGGGCGACATAGACATAGGAGGAGGTTATCCCccgacccccgcgtcgcctccAGGCGGCTCGGGGGAACCCAAGCCGCcggccgcccggcgccgcccctcacctctcctcccccctcgccgccgccggaagaTGCGGCCGGGCTAATCCCGCgctgcggacggcggcggcggggcgttccCTGCGCATCGGCGCTTTTCTCTGGTGGTGGGCGGGCGCACCTTCCTCTTGCTCGGCGGCCCGGCGACTGCGGCGGCCCGGGGGCCCCGTCCTTCTCCGGTGGGTGGCGTCTCCGGGGTCTTCCCTTGGTGCAGCCGCGGCGGCTCCCCGCGTGCAGCGGGACGGCGGCCCTCTGCGCGAATCTCGCGCCCGATCCGGCCGCCTGTTTGAGGAGGGGTGGCGGCCCTCCTCCCCCATGCTCGTGGGCGCTCGCCTGCGTGGTGCTTGGGTGGAGTGCAGTCGCCTCCTATGGCTGCCCGGAGGTGGAAGATTGCTGGTCGGCTCGGGCGGCTGCCGGATCTGGCAGGGCTCGGGCGGATCTGGGGTTGGCTTCTGGCTTGTCTGCGGGTGCAGGCGGCGAGGGGTTCGTGTGGCGTGAGGCTGCTTGGTGGTCCGACCGGGCTCGGACTCTGGTGGGATGTGTGGCAGCGCCAAGCGAAAGCTCCGCCTCAGGCTGTTGGCCGGGGCCGGCGACGGTGACGCCCTCGGGTGCCATGCTCTTCTTAAAGACGTCGTCGAGGTGCGTTGTACGCCCTGCTCGTCTCCGGTCGGAGGGACCAGTGGTGGTTGCATGGTGGTGGTGCTGAAGTTTGGCTGTCGTTCGTCTCCGCGAGGTGTGGTTGGCGACAGCAGTTCATTGCGCCTCTTCAGTATCTTGCATCGACTTCGGCGTGGTTCAGGCCGTCTTGCTGTAGGGATGTGCTCAAACTCCGGGTGAGAACCTTGCATCGACTATGTCGATGTCGGCGGCAGCGACGTCTATGGACGTCGTTCCCCTCGCAGGAGGTGCCGCTGTGGAGCTCCAGCACCTACGGTTCTTTGCTTTGTggtctccgggtgaaaacctagGATCGGGCTTGCCGGATCGGATGATGGTGTTGTGTCTTTGACAACACTACCTCCTTGGAGGCATCATCTTGGAGGCCCAAACGACGGCTCCTGCTGCTGCGCGTGGTTGAGGGTGGGGtgtttggtggtggtggtgtggccaGCTTGGGGCCGACGGTGGTGGTTCTTCTTCATGTGTTTCTCTTCGGCTGTCCTTCGCGTGGTCTCCGTCCTGTTGCTGTGCATGCTCAAGACCCTCCCATGGTTGCCGATGTGCTGTTGCGAGCTTCGGGCTCTTGGTGTTCTCTTGGTTCACCTTTGCTAAATGACGACGCAATGATGCCTCCCCGACCTGCTAATCGTTTCGACTGCCCGTGGCGGATCTCCCAGTCAAGGTTCGTGTTAGTTTGGCACTCGTTGATTATGGTTGATCCTCTGTTGTGCCGTGGGGCTCGGTACGCACACCGGTGCGGTGCGTTAGGTTGTTTGCAGAGTTTTGGTATTGTGATCCCTCGACAGCACCCTACATCTACTTGTCTCTCGTGGTGTTGTTCTTTCTGCTTGCTAGCTAGGTCATGCCTTCTCCTaggtggcaatttcttctcatcttctgTAACCTTGTTAACTGTACGGTTTTCGGCCCGGTTTCCCTCATAAACGGGGTCAAGTTGTTTAGGTTTTCGATctggttttccttataaactggatcagcCAAAAGCTTAAGGGGTGACTCTTGGCTTTGGCAGctttttgagcaatatattcaggtggggatccTCTCCCCCCCGGTGACCGTTCAAAAAAAAACATAGACATAGGAGCGGAAGAAATcaaaaattagtaccaccttgaatTATGTCTtaaaattcaaactgaaagcgtaaattcacagaaagaaaacgtattgtgacggtgaacccggagacctaatccgtgctttattattagggagagactagcaaaaaggcccgtgcgttgcaacgggaaaaaacaTCAATGGCCATGTAAAATGATATTGAGATTAAGTAGGACCTGAGTTGAAATAGCGTCCACCTCCAATTCCTGCACCATGCGTTCGGTTGGTAGACCTTCGCACTATTCCGGCTCCTTCTAGCATCACCTTGCCCTTTTGTGTCGAGATGCACCTCGCTCACGGCTATCTACCCGAGCTCTTCTGATGCCTTCCCGCACCCGCCATTGTGCGTCCTTGGCGCCTTTCATCTTCAACCATAGTTTGTGTGAATACGTGTAGACATTTCAGAATATAAGGGGGACCAGTTTCATTAAAGCAAACGTTTTTCCTCATTTATAGAATTTTCATACAGTATTTTTGCATCTTCAGTTTAACTCGGTGTGAAACAATCCAAACCTTCATGCATAATATTGTCTCTGTATGGTCATCTTACGTGACTATGCATTTTCGCATTTGTATTCTTCCCTGCATATTTGGATTAACCTTCGTGCTTGGTTCTGAACCTATATGGCCAGAGTTGGCGCCGGTAAGAATCACATATTCATATTCCTGACTACCTCATATCTATCGATCGTCATGATTTTGATGACCTTGTCTCAATGAATTTAAAAAATCCACCAGAAAGAAAATTCAGTTTTTCATGCAACCATACTAATCCAGTAGCAGTATAAAATAATAACACCTTAAAGCGATGTCAAATTAAATATCATAGGATGCAAATCACATAGAtgatgcaaacatttttttatctCCGTCAGTTTACACAAACAACATCAATAATGAATTGTGTTAAAAATGTTGATATCATCCATAGCACAACGCAAACAAAGACCGAGTACTGTATATGAAAATTCAGTCAAAAGATATACTCTGTATCTAAAGCAACATGAGTTCTTACTGGTACCACATCTATCTTGCATAGTAAACAAATAATGTGGGTAGCTAGGTTGTATACAAGTACAGTATAATTAATCTTTTTTAATTATATGCAATTGGCACAACAGTGATCGACTGGTGGAGGAGCCATGATGCTAACTGAGGCCGTCCGCTCCATGGAGAATGATAACGTGGGAGATGTGCCTCTGGTGATCcccttctccaccatcaccacaaACTCGTCATCATCGATTCGACAATGCTAATCAAGTGTATACTATATATCAAGGACTTGCTCAATTTTGATTTCAGATTTGTAATTTTTAGCTTAACGgtaaggggctgtttggattgagCCCAATCTTGCCCTACCAAATAATTGGCATCACCAATTCCAGGGCATGACCAAAAAATTGGCAAGTCATGGCTGTTTGGATTGTAGCCATTAGTACTTGCCAATTTTTTGGCAAAACCATTGGATGTCATTTGGTTTGAAGCCAAATATTTGGCACATTTGACTGGCATGTGTTTGGTTTggtttcaaaatttgaaaattgcATGCCAGCCAAATAAAAGAACGCTTGTGTGTAAACAAGCAGTCACATATCACAtgctacaaaaaaataaaaatttgaaTTAACCAACACACATACGCACACAAACTCTGCATTTTCAGAACTTCAGAATTAAACTCATACATTAAGTAGCTCATATATTGTCTGATACATGATAGACGGAATAAGGTTCACATCCTTTACCATACCATCTAGGACATAAACAGCCAGCCATGCACCAAATGCACTCCATACAAACAGTACATGATGCACCCAAGTTTGCTGTATATAGACAAAATATGCATGATGATGTTATCCATGCTCCCACTACGTGTTAAAGCGTTCCTAGCCATATAAACAAAAGGTTGCCACAAACTCTATCTAACCATGTGGCAATTCAGTGAGCAGCCGCAGATCCATCATTGCCACCTTCATGAAACTGAGGCTCAAAGTAGCTAATGACCCACTCTCGAAGAATTGTTTCATCGGCATAGTTAAGATAACTACGAAAGATATCTTGGTCTGGCTTGGATAGATAGGCAACAATCTCAAGTTTATCCTTAGCTGGGATGGTAAGGGCATTGATCCGCTTCCAAAGATTTGCATAAGGATCTGCAGGTGGCATTGGTTGCACAGACACAATAGGGGATGCAAGGGATTCAGCTAGCTTCTTGATACTGGTTACCATATCATCATTAGGTACCTTGCCCTTCTTGTTTGCTTTGCCCTTGGTTGGCTTCTTGGAAGGTGATGATGACGCACACTTGCGCTTCTTGTTTAATGGATTGCCATCCAAGTCGACTTTAGGACTGCGAAGATCAATAGTGTCAGAGTCAGCTTCATCACTGTCTGCTGGAATTAGATTTCCCTCAAGTTCCCTCACATCCTCGCTGTCATCACTACCATCATCCACATTGACAGTGGTTTGGTCAACTGCGAGTGAGCCATCAGCATGAGATTGATCCGAGAATAACTCTTCCAATTGATGAAAGAACCTAATGGGTCTGGTAAGATAATTGACTGCAGTTTTCTGCACACAAGGTAAGGTAAAAAGAGTAAAATAATGATGTTATGAACACAAAACATGAGAGAAGTTGCAGGTATAAAAAAACACAACAAGAGACAGTGAATATGAAGCATACATATATATAGACAATAGCAGCTATCCACTCATTTTAAAATCAGACCATGATATAAATAAGAGAAAAAACTACTAAGAACTTAtattgagtctttgcttttttgacTTAGAAAGTGTGAATGTGAAAGTGGTTCTGTCAAGGCCATTTCCACTATTGGCCATGGCACGACGCACCCAGCCCCACTTCTCCTTGCATTGACGATAGTGTCGATCCACTTGGGTTTGAGTGACACCAAGCGAAAACTTGCCATTTAGAGCATCAGCACATTGCAAGTGGTGTTGTTTCTTGAACTTGAAAGTTGCAGGTTTGTCCTTACGAAGGTCGATATACCATTCAAGCATAAACCTTGTCGCCTCGTCAGTCCAAGTTATGTACTTATCACGAGGATTGGAGTCCTCCTCGGTCTTCAGAGTGAGCTTATGCTTCCCCATGACCTACAGATAGGTCACCATTGCAAACAACTAGTTATTAAGAAAGTGAGTTGGAAGCAAAAACCCTCAAAAAAATGTCAGCATACGAACATGAAACATCACAGATCCAACTTACAACAGGACAGAACTAAACTTATTTAATAGGACAGAGAGACCAGATTAAATTGAAACACTACATCGTTCAATTTTTCCCTCGCATGGAAATACATCAAAGGTACAGTACATCCTTCAAATGTTCCCTCACATGGAAATACATCAAAGGTACAGTACATCCTTCAAATGTTCCCTCACATGGAAATACATCAAAGGTACAGTACATCCTTCAAATGTTCCCTCACATGGAAATACATCAAAGATACTAAGCTGGGATAGCATCAGCCTCATTGTCACATGCACTCTCTCTATCTGTCCACATTTGCTGAGCGATTAAATCTCGCTTGGCAGCCCACTCACGTATGTCAGCCTCTTGATCACGAACCCGCCCAGTACTCCTAGGGAGATTGGCATACCATGTCGCCTCATCCACAACATAATCATCTGGACCATTTTCTAATATCCAATTGTGCAAAGCACAACAAGCAACTACCACTTTAATCTGAGATTTCAAAGGTATGAAGGGCCTTTGAGTAAGAATCTTGAAGCGACTCTTAAGAGTCCCAAATGCCCGTTCAACTGTGGTCCTAAGTGATGAATGGCGGTGGTTGAACAATTCTTTTGGGGTAGTTGGGTCACGGTCTCCAGCAAATTCGTTTAGGTGGTAGCGCACACCACGATAAGGAGGCAATATCCCTGGCCTCGCAGCATACCCAGCATCAGCCAAGAAATATTTCCCTACAGCCATGTTGTATTAACAATGAGTTAAAGTCAAGTTGGCACAACACAGTGACAAACATGTATGTTACGTTGTATATGTACCTTCGGGTATTTTTAATCCCCCTGGACGTGTGAGGGCATCTTTTAGCACAAGAGAATCATGGGCAGAGCCCTCCCAACCAGCTAGAACATATGTGAATCGAAGGTCGAAGTCAACAACTGCTAGCACATTTTGGGAGGGGTATGACTTGCGGCCCCTAAACTTGTCGACCATGTGGGCAGGAACACAAGCCTTAACATGAGTGCCATCTAGTGCCCCTATGCATCCCTATGAATATGAGAAAGGGAAGTTCATGTCAAGCTTGGGTTAGGTCGATCTTGTATAATCAGTAATAAATCTACGGTCTAAGGGTTACCTCAAAATACGGGTAGAATCTGTCCGGGCTGCTAGTGATTTTTGTGTGTGTGTCCGTTGATCTAATGTAAATGAGATCACGAGCTAACTCCCCCATCGCACGAAGAACAATATTGAAATATCTGCTCACTGTTTCACTAGATCGCCAGAACCAAAATCCAATGGATGAATTTGTGTGATGCTGACCGATCATGTATAGGAACATTGCTACTTGTTCCTCTACTGAAACATGTAGTGTATCAATTAACAACTTTTTCTGCCTGAGCCTAATGCATAGCTTGTAAAACACAGCTCGAGACATCCGCAGTTGCTTGATACATATTGCATCGGATGTGTCAATTAGCCTAACCAGGACATTAGTCCTGTAGATGTCTCTCTCAACTAGTGGACCATACTTTCTTCCTCCACTTCTAAATTTTCTACCATCTTTGTTTCTATACCAAAGAGCCAAGAGAAGAACAATGACAGACAGAGTTCTCCGCCACAACATGGTGAGATAATAATATTTTTGCTAATCCAAGTCCATCTGGGTCAATATAACAAGTACATTAATATGAATGATCTAAATCATATTTACATTGTACAAAATCAGAGCTGCTTATAACTAATAATAGTGATGAGTAACTTATAAAAAGATCCACCTAAATCATTAACAAAAAATACAGATATGTGCTTGACTATTTGTGAATCAGAAATAAGAGACAGAGATAATAAGTCCCAATCAACAATTAAGCATATATGTCCAGCCGGCTCCTAAGAAATTTATGGACAACAATGTTCTAAAAACAGAGGTCATATGGACTCATAACTAGCTCTGTGTCAAATATCCTTCTCATGTCTAATTTCTAGTGTCTTGGCTGCCTTATAACTTCACGGATGCTGCATATGGAGATCTAAGACTGGGAGCAGGGGCAAAGGGCATGGATTTGGCAGGCAAGTACTTAGATCTGGCAAGTATATACGTACGTGCAGCATATCACCAATTAAAAAGGTCGGATTGAAGCAAATCATGCCAAGAGAAAAGGGGATCGGGGTGGGATTGAAGGGGAGTTGAGCTGCTGACCGTGGGTGGATTGAGAGATGAGAACGAGAGACAGAGGAACGCCGGCGGCGGCCGGAGAAGCTCGTATTGTCGCAGGAATCCGGCGGCCTTGGCGATAGCTGCAGATCTTGCCCTCCACTCGCTCCTGTGTGTTTGCCTGGGATGAAAAGAGGAAAGTGAAGGAACCGACGAGGAAATTTCGCTGCCTACCTTTTATACTCGACGCCCAGTTCACGCGCTGCCAATTTTTTGGCGGCCGATTTCCGCGCCGCCGTTTCACCCGCGATTTGGCGAAAATGGGCGCGGGCGCGCTGGGGCGAGCCAAAATTGGTCGTGATCCAGGTGGAGGCCAAAAGGGTCGGGCGTGACCAATATTTTGGTAAGGCAACTATTGGTAGTCATCCAAACAGCCCCTAAGACTAATCACTGGAATTAACTGAAACCAATTAATTAATTCAAGACAAAGACTGCAGTGAATAAACATACGCATGTTGTCATTGTCGATGTCCCTAATGATGTGTTGATACAACATGTATGTTGTACTCTTGGCAAGCTTCTTCCAGCTTTTTCTACGGTGATGCACCTACTGCCGTCCTTGTCGACGTAGACAAAGGCAGCCGGCAGGTGCTCCTCCTGCTACTGCTTGTTGATGTACACTGTCGCCCTGATGAACTCATCGTAGTCGATGCTCCCGCTCATGCTCCATCTTTCCTAGCCCTCTGATAATCAACCCTGCTTGGCATGAAAATGAAAGTTGGCCAGCACATAAATGAGTCATAGGTAGCACAGAAGCAGTGCCATTTCTCTATGCGATGGAATCTGCAAGTGCCGGCACATATGCCCAGATCAAGGAAGGACGATGACACCCCAGCTATCTCCATCGGCAACTTCTTCGAGAGCATAACTAATAACTAATCAATCATCAATAGAATTATAAAAGAAAACTGAAACTTCTTGCCCACCAACGTTGATCTGATTTCTCATAATACAGGCATGACTTTGTTGAGAATGGTTAATGTAGGAGTGTTGTGCATTGACATGTTTTTTTTATTGATGTACTGGTCCAGAAGGAATTTACGGACACTGTCTACATCCTGATGGACCTTGGATTGGTCCATACCATGGTCAATCTAAATTAGGCACAAACTCTAGACAGTCAGATATCAACTTCCTGGAGCATGGTACAATTCAACATCCAAAATAAATCAATAAATGACTCAAGTACCGTAGTAAACCATCTAAAACAAAAAGAATAAGCACTAACACCAAGAGTTTTGCTTGCCATATATTTAAAAATATGGAAATATCATCAGAGAATAAAACACACTCCATGTATAATCAAACTGAGCTTGGCAATGTAGGAGCGGATTAACAACAGAGAATCAGATATGACCAAATAAAGCTAGCAATTAGTAGTACTGAAGTTTATAGTATGTGTGTGTATCATGAAAGTCTGGATCAAAAATATGGGAGGAAATCACAAAGAACTCATACACCGAAAAATGCATAGCATTCATCTGCATTGTAGAAATTGAAATTGTAGTATGCTGGATGTTGAGCTGCTTCCCTATGTACTCACGATACTGCTCTGTCATATCATAGCAGGATGCTTGATTCATCTTCTCAATCAGACATCCATCTGCATTCCAGGAGAAAATATCCATCCTAGTACCAAGAAAAAAAATCCTTGAATATGCAGGTAAAAGTGATACATGATAGTTAAGAAATAGAAAAATCAACGCAGCTCAAGGGCCACGACCGCAGCAATAAAAAAATCAAACAAATGACGGCTGCTGGCGTGGATAAATCTGTGCTCGTCTAACTAAGAAAGATGAGAAAAGCATTACCACAAATCATTACCAGTAAAAGCAAGCCAACTTCAAGAGCTAAAGCTCCCGTGAACCAGAACCAAAGGTACAGAAAGAAGGGATCAATGCTTGTACCATTTATTGTAGAACTTCTAGTTGAGCAAGCCATCACCATTCTTGTTTCCCAGACGCCTGCCTTGCTTAATCACATTATTGCATTCTTATGCAGCCTGCTTCTGCGCTAGCCGAAAACCCCCTTGACCTGAATCCGTCACTCGGTCCCCAACCCGCACCACTGCAGATGCATTCTACACCGGTACTGGTGCTCCTCTACTGCACCCCTAAGTCGGGGAGGAGGAAGGGGAATGAGGTGATTAACTCATCAATCATAATACAGTGAGGTGAATGACCCAAAGATTTTATATAGATCATAACAGCACATCATTATCTGAAAAAGATCTTTTGTTGCTTTCCCCAATTATGCAACAATGACCTTTTATTGTATTTTGTCTACAAAAAACATCATCAATCTGTTTCTTTTGGAGTCAATAAAATTTGTCTAGAGCTCCACATGGTTAATGGAACATTACAAAAGACGAATGGAAAGCTCCACATAGTGAAGACGGATCAGACTTGGTACTACTAatctattcttttacacccacatgaTCCACAACATaagacttgacttggcacataacTTGATTGTGTAAGTACCACATTCAGAAAGCATCCCAAGTAATTTCAACTACAAGATATTCAGCGCCTAGAGCAAGCCTATCTGCATAGCATAACGTTTTAGGATCTACATGTACAAATTCTGACTGCTATGCACCgtgtaaagtaaaaaaacaaagagAGGGAAATTACCTTGATTATTGGCTAGGAAAAGGTGGGGCGATAGGAGCAGGGGAGCCGGGCAGCGTTCCTAACGGGGTGGGACGCGGCTGGGAGGTAGCAGCGGGAGCAACTGATTCTTTATTTCTTTTGCTCCATCTGCTGCTCCCCGGCATCCACCAGATCCATCCCTTCCCTCATGTTTCCCGAGCTGATCCTACTCGTCTGATGGCTCCACATCTGCTGCTCCCCTGCC
The window above is part of the Triticum aestivum cultivar Chinese Spring chromosome 2A, IWGSC CS RefSeq v2.1, whole genome shotgun sequence genome. Proteins encoded here:
- the LOC123188253 gene encoding uncharacterized protein isoform X1 produces the protein MLYQHIIRDIDNDNMLALPKYWSRPTLLASTWITTNFGSPQRARAHFRQIAGETAARKSAAKKLAARELGVEYKRSEWRARSAAIAKAAGFLRQYELLRPPPAFLCLSFSSLNPPTVMGKHKLTLKTEEDSNPRDKYITWTDEATRFMLEWYIDLRKDKPATFKFKKQHHLQCADALNGKFSLGVTQTQVDRHYRQCKEKWGWKTAVNYLTRPIRFFHQLEELFSDQSHADGSLAVDQTTVNVDDGSDDSEDVRELEGNLIPADSDEADSDTIDLRSPKVDLDGNPLNKKRKCASSSPSKKPTKGKANKKGKVPNDDMVTSIKKLAESLASPIVSVQPMPPADPYANLWKRINALTIPAKDKLEIVAYLSKPDQDIFRSYLNYADETILREWVISYFEPQFHEGGNDGSAAAH
- the LOC123188253 gene encoding protein ALP1-like isoform X2, with the protein product MLWRRTLSVIVLLLALWYRNKDGRKFRSGGRKYGPLVERDIYRTNVLVRLIDTSDAICIKQLRMSRAVFYKLCIRLRQKKLLIDTLHVSVEEQVAMFLYMIGQHHTNSSIGFWFWRSSETVSRYFNIVLRAMGELARDLIYIRSTDTHTKITSSPDRFYPYFEGCIGALDGTHVKACVPAHMVDKFRGRKSYPSQNVLAVVDFDLRFTYVLAGWEGSAHDSLVLKDALTRPGGLKIPEGKYFLADAGYAARPGILPPYRGVRYHLNEFAGDRDPTTPKELFNHRHSSLRTTVERAFGTLKSRFKILTQRPFIPLKSQIKVVVACCALHNWILENGPDDYVVDEATWYANLPRSTGRVRDQEADIREWAAKRDLIAQQMWTDRESACDNEADAIPA